From the Streptomyces syringium genome, one window contains:
- a CDS encoding acyl-CoA dehydrogenase family protein → MSATHEVLNQAPPLTGFTTADDPALLEALRRDGGGWGEAEVRELGARAGSQETQEHSRLAEAHPPVLRTHDRFGHRVDEVEFHPAWHALMAAAVESGQHAAPWAQARPGAHLVRAAKFYVWAQAEPGHGCPISMTYAAVPALRAQPELAALYEPLLASRSYDYGLRPPLGKQGLIAGMSMTEKQGGSDVRANTTTAVPAGDGSYVITGHKWFTSAPMSDVFLVLAQTPEGLTCFLMPRVLPDGTRNAMRLQRLKDKLGNRSNASAEIEYERAVAWPVGELGRGVRTIVEMVNMTRLDCVIGSASGMRAGLRQALHHTAHRRAFGAELIDQPLMRNVLADLAVESEAATLLAMRLAAALDASEAGDASEAALRRLALAAGKYWVCKRGSAHAAEALECLGGNGYVEESGMPRLYREAPLLSIWEGSGNVAALDVLRALAKEPAGQAAYFAEVDAAAGADARLDAAAARLRGLLGELSDPHRAQLLARRVAEQLTLVLQGSLLVRHSTPAVADAFCASRLGGEWGHAFGTLPTGADLGPIIDRAVAKDAR, encoded by the coding sequence GTGAGCGCCACACACGAAGTCCTCAACCAGGCTCCGCCCCTGACCGGCTTCACCACGGCCGACGATCCGGCGCTGCTGGAGGCGCTGCGCCGGGACGGCGGTGGCTGGGGCGAGGCGGAGGTGCGAGAGCTGGGCGCACGGGCCGGATCACAGGAGACGCAGGAGCATTCGCGGCTGGCGGAGGCGCATCCTCCGGTGCTGCGCACCCACGACCGTTTCGGCCACCGCGTCGACGAGGTGGAGTTCCACCCCGCCTGGCACGCGCTGATGGCGGCGGCCGTGGAGAGCGGCCAGCACGCCGCGCCCTGGGCGCAGGCCCGGCCCGGGGCGCATCTGGTGCGTGCCGCGAAGTTCTACGTCTGGGCCCAGGCCGAGCCGGGCCACGGCTGCCCGATCTCCATGACGTACGCCGCCGTCCCCGCGCTGCGCGCCCAGCCCGAGCTGGCGGCCCTCTACGAGCCGTTGCTCGCGTCGCGCAGCTACGACTACGGGCTGCGGCCCCCGCTGGGCAAGCAAGGCCTGATCGCCGGCATGTCGATGACGGAGAAGCAGGGCGGCTCGGACGTGCGGGCCAATACGACGACGGCCGTGCCGGCGGGCGACGGCTCGTATGTGATCACCGGGCACAAGTGGTTCACGTCGGCGCCGATGAGCGACGTGTTCCTGGTGCTCGCGCAGACGCCGGAGGGCCTGACGTGCTTCCTCATGCCGCGCGTACTGCCGGACGGCACCCGCAACGCGATGCGGCTGCAGCGGCTGAAGGACAAGCTCGGCAACCGCTCCAACGCCTCGGCGGAGATCGAGTACGAGCGGGCCGTGGCCTGGCCGGTCGGCGAACTCGGCCGTGGGGTGCGGACGATCGTCGAGATGGTCAACATGACCCGGCTCGACTGCGTCATCGGCTCGGCGTCCGGCATGCGCGCGGGCCTGCGGCAGGCATTGCACCACACCGCGCACCGGCGGGCGTTCGGCGCCGAGCTGATCGACCAGCCGCTGATGCGCAACGTCCTGGCGGACCTCGCCGTCGAGTCCGAGGCGGCGACGCTGCTGGCCATGCGGCTCGCGGCGGCGCTGGACGCCTCCGAGGCGGGCGACGCGTCCGAGGCGGCCCTGCGCCGGCTCGCGCTGGCGGCGGGCAAGTACTGGGTCTGCAAGCGCGGCAGCGCGCACGCCGCCGAGGCGCTCGAGTGCCTCGGCGGCAACGGCTACGTCGAGGAGTCCGGCATGCCGCGGCTGTACCGGGAGGCGCCGCTGCTCTCCATCTGGGAGGGCTCGGGCAATGTGGCGGCCCTGGACGTGCTGCGCGCCCTGGCCAAGGAACCGGCGGGGCAGGCCGCCTACTTCGCGGAGGTCGACGCGGCGGCCGGGGCGGACGCCCGCCTCGACGCGGCGGCGGCGCGCCTGCGCGGGCTGCTCGGTGAGCTGTCGGACCCGCACCGGGCGCAGTTGCTCGCCCGCCGGGTGGCGGAGCAGCTCACGCTGGTCCTCCAGGGCAGCCTGCTCGTGCGGCACAGCACTCCGGCCGTCGCGGACGCCTTCTGCGCGTCCCGGCTGGGCGGGGAGTGGGGGCACGCGTTCGGCACCCTGCCGACGGGCGCGGACCTGGGCCCGATCATCGACCGCGCGGTGGCGAAGGACGCGCGGTGA
- a CDS encoding response regulator transcription factor has translation MSRVLLIEDDRAVREGVTLTLRRRGHEVEAAPTGEAGLAALETFRPDLVLLDLMLPDKSGFEVCRRIRATQQIPIIMLTARGDDIDVVLGLEAGADDYIVKPARGEVLEARIRAVLRRAAPSDGGPDPAVTQPAETHGDLTVDRAGLLVSKNGQDLALAPSEMKLLLYLSATPGRVFSRQQLLEHVWEHSYHGDARLVDACVMRLRTKVEDSSRSPKYIQTVRGFGYRFGPL, from the coding sequence ATGTCACGCGTGCTTCTGATCGAGGACGACCGGGCCGTACGGGAAGGGGTCACTCTCACCCTGCGCCGCCGCGGCCACGAGGTCGAGGCCGCGCCGACCGGCGAGGCCGGTCTCGCCGCCCTGGAGACCTTCCGCCCCGACCTGGTCCTGCTCGATCTGATGCTGCCCGACAAGAGCGGCTTCGAGGTGTGCCGCCGCATCCGCGCCACCCAGCAGATCCCGATCATCATGCTCACCGCGCGCGGCGACGACATCGACGTCGTCCTCGGCCTGGAGGCCGGCGCGGACGACTACATCGTCAAGCCCGCCCGGGGCGAGGTCCTCGAAGCGCGCATCCGGGCCGTGCTGCGCCGCGCCGCCCCGAGCGACGGCGGCCCCGACCCGGCCGTCACCCAGCCCGCCGAGACCCACGGCGACCTGACCGTCGACCGCGCGGGCCTGCTCGTCTCCAAGAACGGCCAGGACCTGGCGCTCGCCCCCTCCGAGATGAAGCTGCTGCTGTACCTGTCGGCCACCCCGGGCCGCGTCTTCAGCCGCCAGCAGCTCCTGGAGCACGTCTGGGAGCACAGCTACCACGGTGACGCGCGGCTGGTGGACGCCTGTGTGATGCGGCTGCGCACCAAGGTCGAGGACTCCTCGCGGTCGCCGAAGTACATCCAGACCGTGCGGGGCTTCGGGTACCGGTTCGGACCCCTGTGA
- a CDS encoding crotonase/enoyl-CoA hydratase family protein: MTGGRAGAAGPAVRTERRGPVTTVVLSRPAVRNAVDGPTARELADAFRAFEADDGARVAVLWGEGGTFCAGADLKALGTARGNRVAPDGDGPMGPTRLRLSKPVIAAVSGHAVAGGLELALWCELRVAEEDAVFGVFCRRWGVPLIDGGTVRLPRIVGTGRAMDMVLTGRPVPAAEAHAIGLVNRLVPPGGARAAAEELAAEIARFPQTCLRGDRASVLDQEGLTEEAALAAEFGHGRAALTEAAEGAARFTAGAGRHGDFSGR; encoded by the coding sequence GTGACCGGCGGCCGGGCCGGGGCGGCGGGCCCGGCGGTCCGTACCGAGCGCCGGGGGCCCGTCACCACCGTCGTCCTGTCCCGGCCCGCGGTCCGCAACGCCGTGGACGGGCCGACGGCCCGGGAACTGGCCGATGCCTTCCGGGCGTTCGAGGCCGACGACGGGGCGCGGGTCGCGGTGCTGTGGGGCGAGGGCGGCACGTTCTGCGCGGGCGCGGACCTCAAGGCGCTCGGCACCGCGCGCGGCAACCGGGTCGCACCCGACGGTGACGGCCCGATGGGCCCCACCCGGCTGCGGCTGTCCAAGCCGGTGATCGCCGCGGTGAGCGGCCACGCGGTGGCGGGCGGACTGGAGCTGGCCCTGTGGTGCGAGCTGCGGGTGGCGGAGGAGGACGCGGTCTTCGGCGTCTTCTGCCGCCGTTGGGGCGTGCCGCTGATCGACGGCGGCACGGTCCGGCTGCCCCGGATCGTCGGCACGGGCCGGGCCATGGACATGGTCCTGACGGGCCGTCCGGTGCCCGCGGCGGAGGCCCACGCCATCGGGCTCGTGAACCGGCTCGTCCCGCCGGGCGGGGCCCGGGCGGCGGCGGAGGAGCTCGCGGCGGAGATCGCCCGCTTCCCGCAGACGTGCCTGCGCGGCGACCGGGCCTCCGTCTTGGACCAGGAGGGCCTGACGGAGGAGGCCGCGCTGGCCGCCGAATTCGGCCATGGCCGGGCGGCCTTGACCGAGGCCGCCGAGGGCGCGGCCCGCTTCACGGCGGGCGCGGGCCGGCACGGGGACTTCTCGGGACGGTGA
- a CDS encoding PaaX family transcriptional regulator C-terminal domain-containing protein has product MDATGSLALPPLTARSIVLSTLLGHHPPALPARALVRVGELFGTAEGTVRTALTRMVAAGDLEQRDGTYRLTDRLLARQARQDDSRAPRTRPWDGGWEIAVVTTERRSATDRAALRQAMAALRLAELREGCWLRPANLVRPRPDVVDEQCTRLTGTPEGDPAALAATLWDLDGWAARARVLEGALREEWTENLARRFMVSAAVLRHLLADPVLPAALLPEDWPGDRLRRRYESTDRDFRDLLLRHIGA; this is encoded by the coding sequence ATGGACGCCACCGGATCCCTCGCCCTGCCGCCGCTGACCGCGCGCTCGATCGTGCTCTCCACCCTCCTCGGCCACCACCCGCCCGCCCTGCCCGCCCGCGCCCTCGTCCGCGTCGGCGAACTCTTCGGCACCGCCGAGGGCACCGTCCGCACCGCCCTCACCCGGATGGTCGCCGCCGGTGACCTGGAACAGCGCGACGGTACCTACCGGCTCACCGACCGCCTCCTCGCCCGCCAGGCCCGGCAGGACGACAGCCGGGCCCCGCGCACCCGCCCCTGGGACGGCGGCTGGGAGATCGCCGTCGTCACCACCGAACGCCGCTCCGCCACCGACCGCGCCGCCCTCCGCCAGGCCATGGCCGCCCTGCGCCTGGCCGAGCTGCGCGAGGGCTGCTGGCTCCGCCCGGCCAACCTCGTGCGCCCCCGCCCCGACGTCGTCGACGAGCAGTGCACCCGGCTCACCGGCACTCCCGAGGGCGATCCGGCCGCGCTCGCCGCGACCCTGTGGGACCTCGACGGCTGGGCGGCGCGGGCCCGCGTGCTGGAGGGGGCACTGCGGGAGGAGTGGACCGAGAACCTCGCGAGGCGCTTCATGGTCTCGGCGGCGGTGCTGCGCCACCTCCTCGCCGACCCGGTGCTCCCGGCCGCGCTGCTCCCCGAGGACTGGCCCGGCGACCGGCTGCGCCGCCGCTACGAAAGCACCGACCGCGACTTTCGCGACCTGCTGCTGCGGCACATCGGGGCCTAG
- a CDS encoding ATP-binding protein, with amino-acid sequence MRPGRPALGTFARGLRARLVVAFLLVAALSALTTAGLTFREARTKILKRTQDTAVETLRAQVNSQVPEVPFPPGNDDLVRLSEGLNRAGVAQRWMVHTRYRNGPLVPPTGPTGSRGIPAGVQAKVHKGIAAFQRIELDGKPWLAIGLPVTYSGDGGEISGLEVYAKLPLREDELNVQALVQAAQNGALPAIALAVVPALIAARGVLRPVRELRRATQQITAGELDTRLKVTGRDELADLSRTFNDMAAALEENVAELRRMEANSRRFAADVSHELRTPLAAMTAVVDVLDEDAATLDPDTAYAVRLISEETGKLARMVEDLMEISRFDAGAAALHLDEVDVSETVRKTLQARGWQDKIAADLPEGVRARLDPRRIDVVVANLVGNALKHGGEPVSVAVRTTRGAEAADGQRLLIEIADRGEGIDPEVLPHVFERFFKADSARARSEGSGLGLAITLENVRLHDGTVRAANGPDGGAVFTVDLPLRRGECGESEEGQA; translated from the coding sequence CTGCGGCCCGGCCGCCCGGCGCTGGGCACCTTCGCCCGGGGGCTGCGGGCGCGCCTCGTGGTGGCCTTCCTGCTGGTGGCCGCGTTGAGCGCGCTCACCACGGCGGGACTCACCTTCCGCGAGGCCCGCACCAAGATCCTCAAGCGCACCCAGGACACGGCCGTGGAGACCCTGCGCGCGCAGGTCAACTCGCAGGTGCCCGAAGTGCCGTTCCCGCCGGGCAACGACGACCTCGTGCGGCTCTCCGAGGGCCTCAACCGGGCGGGGGTGGCCCAGCGCTGGATGGTCCACACCCGCTACCGGAACGGACCGCTCGTTCCGCCCACCGGCCCGACCGGGAGCCGGGGCATCCCGGCCGGCGTGCAGGCCAAGGTCCACAAGGGCATCGCGGCGTTCCAGCGCATCGAGCTCGACGGGAAGCCGTGGCTCGCCATCGGACTGCCCGTCACCTACAGCGGGGACGGCGGCGAGATCTCCGGTCTGGAGGTGTACGCGAAGCTGCCGCTGCGCGAGGACGAGCTCAATGTGCAGGCGCTGGTCCAGGCCGCCCAGAACGGGGCGCTGCCCGCCATCGCGCTGGCCGTGGTCCCCGCCCTGATCGCCGCGCGCGGGGTGCTGCGGCCCGTACGGGAGCTGCGGCGCGCCACCCAGCAGATCACCGCCGGTGAGCTGGACACCCGGCTCAAGGTGACGGGCCGCGACGAGCTCGCCGACCTCTCCCGGACGTTCAACGACATGGCGGCGGCGCTGGAGGAGAACGTCGCCGAGCTGCGCCGCATGGAGGCCAACTCCCGGCGCTTCGCCGCCGACGTCTCGCACGAGCTGCGCACCCCGCTGGCCGCGATGACCGCCGTCGTCGACGTCCTGGACGAGGACGCCGCCACGCTCGACCCCGACACCGCCTACGCCGTCCGCCTCATCAGCGAGGAGACCGGCAAGCTCGCCCGTATGGTCGAGGACCTGATGGAGATCTCCCGCTTCGACGCGGGCGCCGCCGCCCTGCACCTGGACGAGGTCGACGTCTCCGAGACCGTGCGCAAGACCCTCCAGGCCCGCGGCTGGCAGGACAAGATCGCGGCCGATCTGCCCGAGGGCGTACGGGCCCGGCTCGATCCGCGCCGTATCGACGTCGTGGTCGCCAACCTCGTCGGCAACGCCCTCAAGCACGGAGGGGAGCCGGTGAGCGTCGCCGTCCGGACCACGCGAGGGGCCGAGGCGGCCGACGGCCAGCGCCTGCTGATCGAGATCGCGGACCGGGGCGAGGGCATCGACCCCGAGGTGCTGCCGCACGTCTTCGAGCGGTTCTTCAAGGCGGACTCCGCCCGGGCCCGCTCCGAGGGCAGCGGGCTCGGGCTCGCCATCACCCTGGAGAACGTCCGGCTGCACGACGGGACCGTACGGGCCGCCAACGGCCCCGACGGGGGGGCGGTGTTCACCGTGGACCTGCCGCTGCGGCGCGGGGAGTGCGGGGAGTCCGAGGAGGGGCAAGCATGA